A stretch of Cicer arietinum cultivar CDC Frontier isolate Library 1 chromosome 5, Cicar.CDCFrontier_v2.0, whole genome shotgun sequence DNA encodes these proteins:
- the LOC140920510 gene encoding secreted RxLR effector protein 161-like → MHETSQVTTPLGQNYKLSMQDSPKTDEERQRLNIIPYASGVGSIMYGMIYSRPNLSYFVNVVNSFMTNPGALHYSALKWIMRYLNSSLTADLKFKKTHHDKEPIKGCVDSYYVGNMDTRKSISDYVFTLYGTAWRAITQSVVALSTTQAEFTALTIGVKEAL, encoded by the coding sequence ATGCATGAGACAAGTCAAGTTACTACTCCTCTAGGACAAAATTACAAATTGTCTATGCAAGACTCACCTAAGACTGATGAGGAAAGGCAAAGACTGAATATCATTCCTTATGCTAGTGGAGTTGGCAGCATAATGTATGGAATGATATATAGTAGACCAAATTTGTCTTATTTTGTGAATGTTGTCAACAGCTTTATGACAAATCCAGGAGCATTGCATTACTCAGCACTTAAGTGGATTATGAGGTACTTAAATAGCTCACTAACAGCtgatttaaaattcaaaaagacTCATCATGACAAGGAACCAATCAAAGGATGTGTGGACTCGTATTATGTTGGAAACATGGACACTAGAAAATCAATTTCTGATTATGTTTTCACTCTATATGGAACTGCTTGGAGAGCAATTACACAGTCGGTGGTAGCACTTTCTACAACTCAAGCTGAATTCACTGCGCTTACTATAGGTGTTAAAGAAGCTTTATAG
- the LOC101504626 gene encoding cytochrome P450 71D9-like, translating into MDSQFLYFASILTLFIFVFMSHKILTKKSKSTPNLPPGPWKLPIIGNIHNLVGSLPHHRLRELSTKYGPLMHLKLGEISTIIVSSAECAKQVMKTHDLIFSSRPPIQASTIMSYNNVGIAFAPYGDYWRQLRKICTLELLSSKSVQSFQPIRDEEVTNLIKWITSKEGSSINLTKEVFSTISTITSRTAFGKKCEENTKFISLVREAVKVAGGFNLGDLYPSYKWLQNISGLKPKLEKLHQQADIIMQKIINEHREVNKLRANEDQEVEEDLVDVLLKQNCLSDDSVKAVILDVYGGGSETSATTIAWAMAEMIKNPRIMEKVQAEVREVFDKEKNLNGRDIEKLTYLKYVVKETLRLHPPAPLLLPRECGQDCEINGYNIPFKSKIIVNAWAIGRDPNYWVDPEIFYPERFVESCVDYKGNNFEFIPFGAGRRMCPGLTFGLINVEFPLAMLLYHFDWKLPNGVKNEDLDMSETFGSAVTRKDDLYLIPITYHL; encoded by the exons ATGGATTCTCAATTTCTATATTTTGCATCAATTCTCACCCttttcatttttgtgtttatgtCACACAAAATACTAACCAAGAAATCAAAATCAACTCCAAATTTACCACCAGGTCCATGGAAACTACCTATCATAGGAAACATACACAATCTTGTTGGTTCACTTCCCCATCATAGACTTAGAGAATTATCAACAAAATATGGTCCCTTAATGCATCTAAAGCTAGGAGAGATTTCTACTATTATAGTTTCATCAGCTGAATGTGCTAAACAAGTTATGAAAACTCATGATCTTATCTTTTCATCAAGGCCTCCAATTCAAGCTTCAACAATAATGAGTTATAATAATGTTGGTATTGCTTTTGCACCTTATGGTGATTATTGGAGACAACTTAGGAAAATTTGTACACTTGAGCTATTAAGTTCAAAAAGTGTTCAATCTTTTCAACCAATTAGAGATGAAGAGGTTACTAATCTCATTAAATGGATTACTTCAAAAGAAGGGTCATCAATCAATCTTACAAAAGAAGTTTTTTCAACAATATCTACAATCACTTCAAGAACAGCCTTTGGGAAAAAGTGTGaggaaaatacaaaatttatatcattggTAAGAGAAGCTGTCAAGGTTGCTGGAGGATTTAATTTGGGAGATTTGTACCCTTCTTATAAATGGCTTCAAAACATTTCTGGATTGAAGCCTAAGCTTGAAAAGTTGCATCAACAAGCTGATATTATAATGCAAAAGATTATTAATGAGCATAGAGAGGTTAATAAATTAAGGGCTAATGAAGATCAAGAAGTAGAAGAAGATCTTGTAGATGTGCTGTTGAAGCAGAACTGTTTAAGTGATGATAGTGTCAAAGCTGTGATCTTG GATGTGTATGGAGGAGGAAGTGAGACATCAGCTACTACCATAGCATGGGCAATGGCTGAGATGATTAAAAATCCAAGAATAATGGAGAAGGTACAAGCTGAGGTAAGAGAGGTCTTTGATAAGGAAAAAAACCTCAATGGAAGGGACATTGagaaattaacatatttaaagtATGTTGTGAAAGAGACATTGAGATTACACCCTCCAGCTCCATTATTGCTTCCAAGAGAATGTGGACAAGATTGTGAGATAAATGGCTATAATATACCTTTTAAAAGCAAAATCATAGTGAATGCTTGGGCAATTGGAAGAGATCCAAATTATTGGGTTGATCCGGAGATATTTTATCCTGAAAGATTCGTTGAAAGTTGTGTAGACTATAAGGGTaataattttgagtttattCCATTTGGTGCTGGAAGAAGAATGTGTCCGGGACTCACATTTGGTTTGATCAATGTTGAGTTTCCACTTGCAATGTTATTGTACCACTTTGATTGGAAGCTTCCCAATGGAGTTAAAAATGAAGATTTAGACATGAGTGAAACTTTTGGATCAGCTGTTACTAGAAAAGATGATTTATATCTTATTCCGATCACTTATCATCTTTAG